The Tamandua tetradactyla isolate mTamTet1 chromosome 23, mTamTet1.pri, whole genome shotgun sequence genome includes a window with the following:
- the LOC143667004 gene encoding gap junction gamma-3 protein-like, with translation MCGRFLRRLLAEESRPSTPVGRLLLPVLLGSRIALLAAAGPGVYGDEQSEFECHPQQPGCKAACLDAMRPLSPLRFWTFQVILVAVPSALYLTFTLYHVVWHWEEPGKAKEEEDALNLEGERSRDAAGSRRLLWAYVAQLGARLVLEGATLGLQYHLYGFHMPSSTACRKEPCFGSITCVLSRSSEKSVFLKTMFGVSGLCLFSTLLELVLLGLGRWWETQKHKVSTCFQTLACPRRHKEPTKCPAVETKEQLPEAEF, from the exons ATGTGTGGCCGGTTCCTGCGGCGGCTGCTGGCTGAGGAGAGCCGGCCCTCCACCCCTGTGGGGCGGCTCCTGCTTCCTGTGCTCCTGGGATCCCGCATCGCCCTGCTGGCTGCCGCTGGGCCCGGGGTCTACGGCGACGAGCAGAGTGAATTTGAGTGTCACCCCCAGCAGCCGGGTTGCAAGGCCGCCTGCTTGGATGCCATGCGCCCGCTGTCCCCGCTGCGCTTCTGGACCTTCCAGGTCATCCTGGTGGCCGTGCCCAGCGCCCTCTACTTGACTTTTACCCTGTATCACGTGGTCTGGCATTGGGAAGAACCAGGAAAGGCGAAGGAGGAAGAGGACGCCCTGAACCTGGAAGGGGAGAGGAGCAGAGATGCTGCCGGAAGCCGCAGGCTGCTCTGGGCCTATGTGGCACAGCTGGGGGCTCGACTTGTCCTGGAGGGGGCAACCCTGGGGCTGCAGTACCATCTCTATGGGTTTCACATGCCCAGCTCCACTGCTTGTCGCAAAGAGCCTTGCTTTGGTAGTATTACCTGCGTCTTGTCCCGCTCCTCTGAGAAATCCGTCTTCCTGAAGACCATGTTTGGGGTCAGTGGGCTCTGTCTCTTCTCCACCCTTTTGGAGCTTGTGCTCCTGGGCCTGGGGAGATGGTGGGAGACCCAAAAACACAAAGTTTCTACCTGCTTCCAAACTTTAGCATGCCCCAGAAGACACAAGGAACCAACCAAATGCCCAGCGGTGGAAACAAAAGAGCAGCTCCCAGAAGCAG AGTTCTGA